A genome region from Macaca fascicularis isolate 582-1 chromosome 3, T2T-MFA8v1.1 includes the following:
- the ZKSCAN5 gene encoding zinc finger protein with KRAB and SCAN domains 5 isoform X6 has product MAPPGAVQESCSLQPLTVDTQPEQAPQKPHLLEENGYESRDNMELIVKQISDDAESHWVAPEHTERSLPQDPDFAEVSDLKGMVQRWQVNPTVGKSRQNPSQKRNPDVITDLSPKQSTHGERGHRCSDCGKFFLQASNFIQHRRIHTGEKPFKCGECGKSYNQRVHLTQHQRVHTGEKPYKCQVCGKAFRVSSHLVQHHSVHSGERPYGCNECGKNFGRHSHLIEHLKRHFREKSQRCSDKRSKNTKLSVKKKISEYSEADMELSGKTQRNVSQVQDFGEGYELQSKLDRKQGVPMKEIVGQPSSKRMNYSEVPYVHKKSSTGERPHKCNECGKSFIQSAHLIQHQRIHTGEKPFRCEECGKSYNQRVHLTQHQRVHTGEKPYTCPLCGKAFRVRSHLVQHQSVHSGERPFKCNECGKGFGRRSHLAGHLRLHSREKAHQCRECGEIFFQYVSLIEHQVLHMGQKNEKHGVCEEAYSWNLTVIEDKKIELQEQPYQCDICGKAFGYSSDLIQHYRTHTAEKPYQCDTCRENVGQCSHTKQHQKIYSSTKSHQCHECGRGFTLKSHLNQHQRIHTGEKPFQCKECGMNFSWSCSLFKHLRSHERTDPINTLSVEGSLL; this is encoded by the exons GTTATGAGTCCAGGGACAATATGGAGCTCATAGTGAAGCAGATTTCTGATGACGCTGAATCACACTGGGTGGCGCCAGAACACACCGAAAGGAGCCTTCCCCAGGATCCAGACTTTGCAGAAGTCAGTGACCTTAAGGGCATGGTACAAAGGTGGCAGGTCAACCCCACCGTGGGGAAATCAAGGCAGAATCCTTCCCAGAAAAGGAATCCGGACGTGATCACAGACCTCAGCCCTAAGCAAAGcacacatggtgagagagggcacagATGCAGCGATTGTGGCAAATTCTTCCTCCAAGCCTCAAACTTTATTCAGCATCGGCGCAtccacactggagaaaaaccGTTTAAGTGCGGAGAATGTGGGAAGAGCTATAATCAGCGGGTGCACCTCACCCAGCACCAGCGGGTCCACACGGgggagaaaccctacaaatgtcaGGTGTGCGGAAAGGCTTTCCGGGTGAGTTCCCACCTGGTTCAGCACCACAGTGTCCACAGCGGAGAGAGGCCTTACGGCTGCAATGAGTGCGGGAAGAACTTCGGTCGCCATTCGCATCTGATCGAACACCTAAAACGCCACTTCAGGGAGAAATCCCAGAGAT gcaGTGACAAAAGAAGTAAGAACACAAAATTAAGtgttaagaagaaaatttcagaatattCAGAAGCAGACATGGAACTATCTGGAAAAACCCAAAGAAATGTTTCTCAAGTTCAAGATTTTGGGGAAGGCTATGAGCTTCAAAGCAAGCTGGATAGAAAGCAGGGAGTTCCCATGAAAGAGATAGTAGGACAACCCTCTTCAAAGAGGATGAACTACAGTGAAGTCCCTTATGTCCACAAAAAATCCTCCACTGGAGAGAGACCACATAAATGTAACGAGTGTGGGAAAAGCTTCATTCAGAGCGCACATCTTATTCAACATCAAAGAATACACACTGGGGAGAAACCATTCAGGTGTGAGGAATGTGGGAAAAGCTACAACCAACGCGTGCACCTAACTCAGCATCAGCGCGTCCACACAGGTGAGAAGCCCTACACCTGTCCtttatgtgggaaagccttcagagTGAGGTCCCACCTTGTTCAGCATCAGAGTGTGCACAGTGGGGAGAGACCCTTCAAGTGTAACGAATGTGGGAAAGGCTTTGGGAGGCGTTCCCACCTGGCTGGACATCTGCGACTCCACTCCCGAGAGAAAGCCCACCAGTGCCGTGAATGTGGGGAAATCTTTTTTCAGTACGTTAGTCTAATTGAACATCAGGTGCTCCACATGggtcagaaaaatgaaaaacatggtGTCTGTGAGGAAGCGTATAGTTGGAACTTGACAGTGATTGAAGACAAGAAGATCGAGTTACAAGAGCAGCCTTATCAGTGTGATATCTGCGGAAAAGCCTTTGGTTACAGTTCAGACCTCATTCAGCATTACAGAACTCATACGGCAGAGAAGCCCTATCAATGTGATACATGTAGAGAAAATGTTGGCCAGTGTTCCCACACCAAACAACATCAAAAAATCTACTCGAGCACAAAATCCCATCAATGTCATGAATGTGGCAGAGGCTTCACTCTGAAGTCACATCTTAATCAACATCAGAGAATCcatactggtgagaaaccttttcaatgtaaagaatgtggaatGAATTTCAGCTGGAGTTGTAGCCTCTTTAAACACCTGAGAAGCCATGAGAGGACAGATCCCATAAATACCTTAAGTGTAGAGGGGTCTCTGTTGTAG
- the ZKSCAN5 gene encoding zinc finger protein with KRAB and SCAN domains 5 isoform X7 codes for MELIVKQISDDAESHWVAPEHTERSLPQDPDFAEVSDLKGMVQRWQVNPTVGKSRQNPSQKRNPDVITDLSPKQSTHGERGHRCSDCGKFFLQASNFIQHRRIHTGEKPFKCGECGKSYNQRVHLTQHQRVHTGEKPYKCQVCGKAFRVSSHLVQHHSVHSGERPYGCNECGKNFGRHSHLIEHLKRHFREKSQRCSDKRSKNTKLSVKKKISEYSEADMELSGKTQRNVSQVQDFGEGYELQSKLDRKQGVPMKEIVGQPSSKRMNYSEVPYVHKKSSTGERPHKCNECGKSFIQSAHLIQHQRIHTGEKPFRCEECGKSYNQRVHLTQHQRVHTGEKPYTCPLCGKAFRVRSHLVQHQSVHSGERPFKCNECGKGFGRRSHLAGHLRLHSREKAHQCRECGEIFFQYVSLIEHQVLHMGQKNEKHGVCEEAYSWNLTVIEDKKIELQEQPYQCDICGKAFGYSSDLIQHYRTHTAEKPYQCDTCRENVGQCSHTKQHQKIYSSTKSHQCHECGRGFTLKSHLNQHQRIHTGEKPFQCKECGMNFSWSCSLFKHLRSHERTDPINTLSVEGSLL; via the exons ATGGAGCTCATAGTGAAGCAGATTTCTGATGACGCTGAATCACACTGGGTGGCGCCAGAACACACCGAAAGGAGCCTTCCCCAGGATCCAGACTTTGCAGAAGTCAGTGACCTTAAGGGCATGGTACAAAGGTGGCAGGTCAACCCCACCGTGGGGAAATCAAGGCAGAATCCTTCCCAGAAAAGGAATCCGGACGTGATCACAGACCTCAGCCCTAAGCAAAGcacacatggtgagagagggcacagATGCAGCGATTGTGGCAAATTCTTCCTCCAAGCCTCAAACTTTATTCAGCATCGGCGCAtccacactggagaaaaaccGTTTAAGTGCGGAGAATGTGGGAAGAGCTATAATCAGCGGGTGCACCTCACCCAGCACCAGCGGGTCCACACGGgggagaaaccctacaaatgtcaGGTGTGCGGAAAGGCTTTCCGGGTGAGTTCCCACCTGGTTCAGCACCACAGTGTCCACAGCGGAGAGAGGCCTTACGGCTGCAATGAGTGCGGGAAGAACTTCGGTCGCCATTCGCATCTGATCGAACACCTAAAACGCCACTTCAGGGAGAAATCCCAGAGAT gcaGTGACAAAAGAAGTAAGAACACAAAATTAAGtgttaagaagaaaatttcagaatattCAGAAGCAGACATGGAACTATCTGGAAAAACCCAAAGAAATGTTTCTCAAGTTCAAGATTTTGGGGAAGGCTATGAGCTTCAAAGCAAGCTGGATAGAAAGCAGGGAGTTCCCATGAAAGAGATAGTAGGACAACCCTCTTCAAAGAGGATGAACTACAGTGAAGTCCCTTATGTCCACAAAAAATCCTCCACTGGAGAGAGACCACATAAATGTAACGAGTGTGGGAAAAGCTTCATTCAGAGCGCACATCTTATTCAACATCAAAGAATACACACTGGGGAGAAACCATTCAGGTGTGAGGAATGTGGGAAAAGCTACAACCAACGCGTGCACCTAACTCAGCATCAGCGCGTCCACACAGGTGAGAAGCCCTACACCTGTCCtttatgtgggaaagccttcagagTGAGGTCCCACCTTGTTCAGCATCAGAGTGTGCACAGTGGGGAGAGACCCTTCAAGTGTAACGAATGTGGGAAAGGCTTTGGGAGGCGTTCCCACCTGGCTGGACATCTGCGACTCCACTCCCGAGAGAAAGCCCACCAGTGCCGTGAATGTGGGGAAATCTTTTTTCAGTACGTTAGTCTAATTGAACATCAGGTGCTCCACATGggtcagaaaaatgaaaaacatggtGTCTGTGAGGAAGCGTATAGTTGGAACTTGACAGTGATTGAAGACAAGAAGATCGAGTTACAAGAGCAGCCTTATCAGTGTGATATCTGCGGAAAAGCCTTTGGTTACAGTTCAGACCTCATTCAGCATTACAGAACTCATACGGCAGAGAAGCCCTATCAATGTGATACATGTAGAGAAAATGTTGGCCAGTGTTCCCACACCAAACAACATCAAAAAATCTACTCGAGCACAAAATCCCATCAATGTCATGAATGTGGCAGAGGCTTCACTCTGAAGTCACATCTTAATCAACATCAGAGAATCcatactggtgagaaaccttttcaatgtaaagaatgtggaatGAATTTCAGCTGGAGTTGTAGCCTCTTTAAACACCTGAGAAGCCATGAGAGGACAGATCCCATAAATACCTTAAGTGTAGAGGGGTCTCTGTTGTAG
- the FAM200A gene encoding protein FAM200A isoform X1: MTPESRDTTDLSPRGTQEMEGIVVVKVEEEDEEDHFQKQRNKVESSPQVLSRSTTMNERALLSSYLVAYRVAKEKMAHTAAEKIILPACMDMVRTIFDDKSADKLRTIPLSDNTISRRICTIAKHLEAMLITRLQSGIDFAIQLDESTDIASCPTLLVYVRYVWQDDFVEDLLCCLNLNSHITGLDLFTELENCIVGQYKLNWKHCKGISSDGAANMTGKHSRLTEKLLEATHNNALWNHCFIHREALVSKEISPSLMDVLKKAVKIVNFIKGSSLNSRLLEILCSEIGVNHTHLLFHTEVRWLSQGKVLSRVYELRNEIYIFLIEKQSHLANIFENDIWVTKLAYLSDIFGILNELNLKIQGKNNDIFQYLEHILGFQKTLLFWQARLKSNRPSYYMFPTLLQHIEENIINEDCLKEIKLEILLHLTSLSQTFNYYFPEEKFESLKENIWMKDPFAFQNPSSIIKLNLEPEEENELLQLSSSFTLKNYYKTLSLSAFWIKIKDEFPLLSRKSISLLLPFTTTYLCELGFSILTRLKTKKRNRLNSAPDMRVALSSCVPDWKELMNRQAHPSH; encoded by the coding sequence ATGACTCCTGAATCAAGGGATACTACAGATTTGTCTCCACGGGGTACCCAGGAGATGGAAGGCATCGTGGTAgtgaaggtggaggaggaagatgaagaagaccattttcaaaagcaaagaaacaaagtaGAGTCATCGCCACAAGTTCTCAGTCGCTCTACAACCATGAATGAGAGAGCCTTATTATCATCATATTTAGTTGCATATAGAGTGGCAAAGGAGAAAATGGCTCACACGGCGGCTGAAAAAATTATCCTTCCAGCATGTATGGACATGGTACGGACAATTTTTGATGACAAATCAGCTGATAAACTAAGAACTATACCTCTTAGTGATAATACAATATCTCGTCGAATCTGTACGATTGCAAAACATTTGGAAGCAATGCTTATTACACGGCTGCAGTCTGGTATAGACTTTGCAATCCAACTTGATGAGAGCACTGATATTGCAAGTTGTCCCACACTCTTGGTCTATGTCAGATATGTGTGGCAAGATGATTTCGTAGAGGATCTCTTAtgttgtttaaatttaaattcacatATAACTGGATTAGATTTATTTACTGAATTAGAAAACTGCATTGTTGGTCAGTATAAATTAAACTGGAAACATTGTAAAGGAATTTCAAGTGATGGAGCAGCCAATATGACCGGAAAACACAGCAGACTTACTGAAAAATTGTTAGAAGCAACCCACAACAATGCTCTTTGGAATCACTGTTTTATTCATCGAGAAGCTTTGGTATCCAAAGAAATTTCACCAAGTCTAATGGATGTATTGAAAAAGGCAGtgaaaattgttaattttattaaaggaAGCTCACTGAATAGCCGACTTCTTGAAATACTTTGTTCAGAGATTGGAGTTAACCATACCCACTTACTGTTTCATACAGAAGTTCGTTGGCTTTCTCAAGGAAAGGTATTGAGCAGAGTATATGAACTCAGGAATgagatttacatttttctcattgaaaAGCAATctcatttggcaaatatttttgaaaacgaCATTTGGGTAACCAAATTGGCATATTTAAGTGATATTTTTGGCATTCTTAATGAATTAAACCTGAAAATACAGGGGAAAAACAATGATATATTTCAGTATCTTGAACATATTCTAGGATTCCAAAAGACATTATTATTTTGGCAAGCAAGACTTAAAAGTAACCGCCCTAGCTACTATATGTTTCCAACATTATTGCAACACATCGAAGAGAACATTATTAACGAAGACtgcttaaaagaaataaaattagagatattGTTGCATCTCACTTCTTTGTCTCAAACTTTTAATTATTACTTTCCAGAAGAGAAATTTGAatcattaaaggaaaatatttggatGAAAGATCCATTTGCTTTTCAAAACCCATCATCAATAATTAAGTTAAACTTGGAGCCTGAAGAAGAGAATGAATTATTGCAGCTCAGTTCATCATTCACACTAAAGAATTATTATAAGACATTAAGTTTATCAGCATTTTGGATTAAGATTAAAGATGAATTTCCACTACTAAGTAGGAAGAGTATATCGCTGTTACTACCATTCACAACTACTTACTTGTGTGAACTAGGATTTTCAATCTTGACAcgattaaaaacaaagaagagaaataggCTCAACAGTGCACCGGACATGCGGGTAGCATTATCTTCATGTGTTCCTGACTGGAAGGAACTTATGAACAGACAAGCACACCCATcacattaa
- the FAM200A gene encoding protein FAM200A (The RefSeq protein has 1 substitution compared to this genomic sequence), with protein MTPESRDTTDLSPRGTQEMEGIVVVKVEEEDEEDHFQKQRNKVESSPQVLSRSTTMNERALLSSYLVAYRVAKEKMAHTAAEKIILPACMDMVRTIFDDKSADKLRTIPLSDNTISRRICTIAKHLEAMLITRLQSGIDFAIQLDESTDIASCPTLLVYVRYVWQDDFVEDLLCCLNLNSHITGLDLFTELENCIVGQYKLNWKHCKGISSDGAANMTGKHSRLTEKLLEATHNNALWNHCFIHREALVSKEISPSLMDVLKKAVKIVNFIKGSSLNSRLLEILCSEIGVNHTHLLFHTEVRWLSQGKVLSRVYELRNEIYIFLIEKQSHLANIFENDIWVTKLAYLSDIFGILNELNLKIQGKNNDIFQYLEHILGFQKTLLFWQARLKSNRPSYYMFPTLLQHIEENIINEDCLKEIKLEILLHLTSLSQTFNYYFPEEKFESLKENIWMKDPFAFQNPASIIKLNLEPEEENELLQLSSSFTLKNYYKTLSLSAFWIKIKDEFPLLSRKSISLLLPFTTTYLCELGFSILTRLKTKKRNRLNSAPDMRVALSSCVPDWKELMNRQAHPSH; from the coding sequence ATGACTCCTGAATCAAGGGATACTACAGATTTGTCTCCACGGGGTACCCAGGAGATGGAAGGCATCGTGGTAgtgaaggtggaggaggaagatgaagaagaccattttcaaaagcaaagaaacaaagtaGAGTCATCGCCACAAGTTCTCAGTCGCTCTACAACCATGAATGAGAGAGCCTTATTATCATCATATTTAGTTGCATATAGAGTGGCAAAGGAGAAAATGGCTCACACGGCGGCTGAAAAAATTATCCTTCCAGCATGTATGGACATGGTACGGACAATTTTTGATGACAAATCAGCTGATAAACTAAGAACTATACCTCTTAGTGATAATACAATATCTCGTCGAATCTGTACGATTGCAAAACATTTGGAAGCAATGCTTATTACACGGCTGCAGTCTGGTATAGACTTTGCAATCCAACTTGATGAGAGCACTGATATTGCAAGTTGTCCCACACTCTTGGTCTATGTCAGATATGTGTGGCAAGATGATTTCGTAGAGGATCTCTTAtgttgtttaaatttaaattcacatATAACTGGATTAGATTTATTTACTGAATTAGAAAACTGCATTGTTGGTCAGTATAAATTAAACTGGAAACATTGTAAAGGAATTTCAAGTGATGGAGCAGCCAATATGACCGGAAAACACAGCAGACTTACTGAAAAATTGTTAGAAGCAACCCACAACAATGCTCTTTGGAATCACTGTTTTATTCATCGAGAAGCTTTGGTATCCAAAGAAATTTCACCAAGTCTAATGGATGTATTGAAAAAGGCAGtgaaaattgttaattttattaaaggaAGCTCACTGAATAGCCGACTTCTTGAAATACTTTGTTCAGAGATTGGAGTTAACCATACCCACTTACTGTTTCATACAGAAGTTCGTTGGCTTTCTCAAGGAAAGGTATTGAGCAGAGTATATGAACTCAGGAATgagatttacatttttctcattgaaaAGCAATctcatttggcaaatatttttgaaaacgaCATTTGGGTAACCAAATTGGCATATTTAAGTGATATTTTTGGCATTCTTAATGAATTAAACCTGAAAATACAGGGGAAAAACAATGATATATTTCAGTATCTTGAACATATTCTAGGATTCCAAAAGACATTATTATTTTGGCAAGCAAGACTTAAAAGTAACCGCCCTAGCTACTATATGTTTCCAACATTATTGCAACACATCGAAGAGAACATTATTAACGAAGACtgcttaaaagaaataaaattagagatattGTTGCATCTCACTTCTTTGTCTCAAACTTTTAATTATTACTTTCCAGAAGAGAAATTTGAatcattaaaggaaaatatttggatGAAAGATCCATTTGCTTTTCAAAACCCATCATCAATAATTAAGTTAAACTTGGAGCCTGAAGAAGAGAATGAATTATTGCAGCTCAGTTCATCATTCACACTAAAGAATTATTATAAGACATTAAGTTTATCAGCATTTTGGATTAAGATTAAAGATGAATTTCCACTACTAAGTAGGAAGAGTATATCGCTGTTACTACCATTCACAACTACTTACTTGTGTGAACTAGGATTTTCAATCTTGACAcgattaaaaacaaagaagagaaataggCTCAACAGTGCACCGGACATGCGGGTAGCATTATCTTCATGTGTTCCTGACTGGAAGGAACTTATGAACAGACAAGCACACCCATcacattaa